The following DNA comes from Nocardia sp. XZ_19_385.
GTCATCGAGCTGCACGACTGCTTCTCCGCCAACGAGCTGCTGCTCTACGAAGCGCTGGGGCTGTGCGGTGAGGGTGAGGCCGGGAAGCTCATCGACGAGAACCAGACCACCTACGGCGGCAAGTGGGTCGTGAACCCCTCCGGCGGACTCATTTCCAAGGGACACCCTTTGGGCGCAACGGGTTTGGCGCAGTGTTCAGAGCTCACCTGGCAGCTGCGCGGCACCGCCGACAAGCGGCAGGTCGACAACGTCACCGCCGCACTCCAGCACAACATCGGCCTCGGCGGCGCGGCGGTTGTCACCGCCTACCAGCGCGCCGACCGCTGAATCATCCACCAACGACGAAGGAGTCATCTCATGGGACACATCGAAGCCACCAAAGACGTCAACGCCACCCCCGAGGCGCTGTGGGCGGTCGTCGCCGACCCGCAGAGCTGGGACAAGTGGTTCTCCATTCACGAGCGCTTCATGGAGGAGCCGCCGGCCACGCTGACCGCAGGCTCCAAGCTGGTCGCCAAGATCGTCATGCTCGGCATGGCCAACAAGCTGGAATGGACTGTGGTGGCGGTGGATTCGCCGAACACGCTGACCCTCGGCGGTGTCGGCATGGCCGGTGTGAAGACCGAATTCACCTTCGACATCCAGCCCAAGGCCGAGGGCGGGTCCGTGGTGAAGGTGTCCGGTGATTTCGAGGGTGCGCTGATCAAGGGTGCGCTCGGCAAGGCGGTCGAGAAGGACGGCCTCAAGCAGCTCGACAAGTCGCTGGAGCAGCTGGACGCACTGGCCGCCACGGCTGCCTGATAGCCGAGCTGAGGAGAGCGCGATGACGGAAACGACCCCCCGCCTGGTGGAGTTCGACGACTCCGGGCTGGAAACCTGGTGCGACGACGAACGATTCGAAGTCACCGGGGAACGGATCGCCGAATACGCGGCGGCCACCAACGATCCCATCGAAGCCCACCTGACGGGCAAGGTCGCCTCGCCGGTCTTCGCCATCGTCCCGGTGTTCGAGGCGATGATGATGCCGGTGATCGACGTCGCGCCGATGGACGTCTTCGGCCGGGTCGTGCACGGGGAGCAGGACTTTCACTTCCACCGCGCGATCCAGCCGGGGGACCAGCTGGTCTCGCGGGCCAAGGCTGTCGGCTACACCAGTAGGTCGAACGGGACCACGATCACCATCCTCATCGAATGCCGCACCGAGGCAGGCGAACTCGTCAACGAGCAGTATCTGACGGCGTTCTTCCGCGGCATCGACGCGGGCAAGACGGTCGGCGAGGCCGCGCCCGCGCACAAGTTCGACGAGGCGCTGCGGCAACAGGATCCGGTGGCCGTGGTGCCACAGCACGTGGATCTGGACCAGACCTACCGTTACGCGCCGGCCTCCGGCGATCCGGTGCCGCTGCACTTGGACGAGCAGGTCGCCAAGGATGCCGGGCTGCCCGGCATCATCGCGCACGGTCTGTGCACCCAGGCGTTCGCGTCCTGGGCTGTGCTCACCGAGGTCGCTGGTTCGGATGTGAACCGGCTCGAGCGATTCGCGGTGCGCTTCGCCAAGATGGTGTTCCCCGGCGACGACCTGGAGACCCGCATCTGGAAGGTGGGCTCCGCCGATGGCGTGACCACCTATGCCTTCGAGACAGTGCGCGGAGCAGATGTCGTGCTCAGCGACGGCCTCGCCGAAATCGCCGACTGACCACCCTCTCCCGTCATCCCGGCACACGCCGGGATCCACAGCAACCTAGGAGCCGCACACCATGGGTGCTCTTGCAGGAAAAGTCGCCGTCATCACCGGCGCGGGCCGCGGAATCGGCCGGGAACACGCGCTGCTGTTCGCCCGCGAAGGCGCGGCCATCGTGGTCAACGACCTCGGCGGCAGCAACGCCGGTGAGGGTACCGACATCGGCCCCGCCCAGGAAGTCGCGAACGAGATCATCGCGGCGGGTGGCCGGGCGGTCGCCAACACCGAGAACATCGCCAGTTGGGACGGCGCGAAGAAGCTTGTCGACCAGGCGGTTTCGGAGTTCGGCGGCCTCGACATCGTGATCAACAACGCGGGCATCCTGCGGGACGCGTTCATCGCGGGCATGGACGAAGCCCAGTGGGACGCCGTCGTCGCCGTGCACCTGAAGGGGCACGCGGCGGTGCTGCATCACGCCGCCGCGTTCTGGAAAGAGCAGAGCAAGGCGGGCAACCAGCCCAACGCCGCGGTCGTCAACACCGCCTCCGCGTCCGGCGTCACCGTGCCGAACGCGGGCCAGGCCAACTACGGCGCCGCCAAGGCCGCCATCGCCGCGCTGACCTTGGTCGCGGCCGACGAGCTGCAGCGCTACGGCGTCCGGGTCAACGCCATCGCGCCCATCGCGCGGACCCGGCTCACCCTGGCCACCCCCGGTATGGGCGAGATCATGGCCGCGGAGGCCGAATACCTGGAAGAGGGCGATTTCGATGCCTTCAGCCCCGCCAATATCTCCCCGCTGGTCGCATACTTGGCTTCGGACAAGTGCGCGATCACCGGCAAGGTGTTCGCCGTGCAGGGCGGCGCCATCTCCGAGCTGGCGGGCTGGCACGACGTGAAGACGATCGAAACCGAGGGCCCGTGGCTGATCGACGACATCGCCGCCCGCCTCCCCTGATCCGCCGAAACTGGTAGGAGAACAACGATGTTCGAATGGTCCGAGACCGATGTCATGATCCGCGATGCCGTGCGCGCCTTCATCGCCAAGGAAGTGCGCCCCAACCTCGACGCCCTCGACAGCGGCGAAATGCAGCCGTACCCAGTGATCCGGAAGCTGTTCAGCGAGTTCGGGATCGACGCCATGGGCGGCGAAGCGGTCGACAAACTGCTGGCCCGGCAGCGCAAGATCGAGGAAGCCATCGCGGCGGGTGAGCCGAAGCCGGAGAAGAAGGAGAAGTCCTCCGGCGGTAGCCCGTTCGCGGGTCAGGAATCGCTGATGGCGGTGCTGATCGGCGAACTGTCCGGAGTCTGCATGGGTTTGGTCACCGCCATGGGCGTATCCATCGGTCTCGGCGCCACCACCATCCTCTCGCGCGGCACGCTCGCGCAGAAGGAGCGGTGGATCAAGGACATCGTGACCATGCAGAAGGTCGCGGCCTGGGCGATCACCGAACCCGACTCGGGCTCGGACGCGTTCGGCGGCATGAAGACCTACGTCAAGCGCGACGGCGATGATTACATCCTCAACGGCCAGAAGACCTTCATCACCAACGGCCCGTTCGCCGATGTGATGGTGGTCTACGCCAAGCTCGACGAGGGTGACGGCGCGGACAAGCGCGAGCGCAAGGTCCTGACCTTCGTCCTGGACAAGGGCATGGACGGCCTCACCCAGGGCAAGCCGTTCAAGAAGATGGGCCTGCACTCCTCGCCGACCGGCGAATTGTTCTTCGACAACGTGCGTTTGGGCAAGGATCGCCTGCTCGGCGAGACCGAGGAGCACAAGGGCGGCGACGGACGCGAAAGCGCCCGTTCGAGTTTCACCGCCGAACGCATCGGCGTCGGGTTCATGGCGCTGGGCATCATCAACGAATGTCACCGGCTCTGCCTGGATTACGCCAAGAACCGCAAGCTCTGGGGCCAGGAGATCGGCCGCTTCCAGCTGGTTCAGCTCAAGCTGGCCAAGATGGAGATCGCCCGGATCAACGTGCAGAACATGGTGTTCAACGTGCTCGAGCGGGGCCGCGCCGGCAAGCCGCCGAGCCTGGCCGAAGCCTCGGCGATCAAGCTGTACGCCTCCGAAGCGGCCACCGAGGTCGCGATGGAAGCCGTCCAGTTGTTCGGCGGCAACGGCTATATGACCGAGTACCACGTCGAGCAGCTCGCCCGCGACGCCAAGTCGCTGATGATCTACGCGGGCAGCAACGAGATCCAGGTGACCCACATCGCCAAAGGCCTGCTGGCCCAGTGAGTTCTGAACCCGGGTGCGCACCGCGCACCCGGGTTCCGTCGCAAAGGGGCGACCGGACGTGATCAGCGAAACCACCACTCGGTACAACGACGTCGGCACCCGCGTGCTGTCCGTCGCCGGTACCGGCACACCAATCCTGTTGCTACACGGGTATGCCGACAGCGCGGACACCTGGCGAGGGGTGCTCGGTGAACTGGGGAGAGCCGGTCACGCCGCCTTCGCGGTAGACCTCCCCGGCTTCGGCCTGGCCGATCCACGCCTGCCGGGCCCGCTCACACCCCAGTTCGAAGCCTTCGTGGACGCGATCATCGCCGAGCACGGGCCCGTTGTGCTGGTAGGCAATTCGCTCGGTGCGGCTACTGCCCTGCGCGCCGCCGCCCGCGACACCACCGGCGCGGTCGCGGCACTGATCACGCTCGACGAACCGGTGATGGCCCAGCACTGGCTGGCCCGCCTCGCCCACCGCGGCGACTACGCCGGGTTCTTCCGCATTGTCGCGGCGCTCCCGGTCCCCGAACGCGTCTTCCACTGGGGCATCCGTCGCGCTGTCCGCCTCTTCGTCTACGGCCCGGGCTTCCCCGCCGACCCCGACTTCCTCGCCACCGCAATCCGCTCGATCCCGAACATGCGGGCAGCCGCCGCCCGTGGCGCCGACGCCGTCCGCTACGCCCGCGAAAACCCCAGCGGCCACGGCCCTTTGGCGATTACCTGTCCCGCCCTCATCGTGCACGGCGCGAAAGACCGCATCATCCCGGTATCCGCCAGCCGCGCCCTGCACGCCCTCCTCCCCAGCAGCGAACTCGTCGTGCTCCCGGGCGTGGGCCACTGCCCCCAACTCGATGCGCCGGCCGAAGTCACCCGGATGGTGCTGTCTTTCATCGCGCGAACGGCGGACGGTCAGTCCGAAACCGGATAGGCCCCACCGGGTTACTCGGACGGCGGGTTCTTCAGCAAGTCGAGTACTTCGCCGAGAGTGGCGGTGATCGCATCCAGCTTCATGGTGTGCTGGCGCTGGGCCGCGATGACGAGGCCTAGTTGACGGTTACCCCGGCGCACTCGGCGGTAAGTATGGCGGAGGTTCGCGTCGGTGCTCACCGCCTTGACCTGCATTGCTGCCAAAATATCGAAGAAATCGTTGCGAAGTTGTTCGATCTCCCGGCTTTTCGGAGTGCTCCCCATGACGTGCAACGGTAGAGGGTCGCCGCGCCGCGGTCTAGCCACTTATGCCGATTGTGGATAACTTTCCGAGCTGTGGATATGCAGCAGGTCAGATGGCGCGGAGGTGGCCGCGGCTGGCGTAGACGTGTTCGGCGATCAGGGTGGCGATGCGGTCGGGGGCCTCGAGCATGGGGATGTGGCCTACCCGGTTCATCAGGATGCGATCGGCGGAGTCCGGGAGTTCCTTCAGGTAGCGGCGGGCGTAGACGCGGTTGGGGATGATGCGGTCGTATTCGGCCAGCAGCAGGCGAACCGGGGTGGGCAGGTCGGATAGGTCCGACATGGCCGGGGCGCGGAAGGTGCCGAGGATCAGCGGCATCATGGCCTGGCAGTGCACGGCCGCTTCGATGACCGCGGTGGTGTCGGCGTGGGAGACGGCCGCGGAGTTCTTCACCAGCAGCAGTTTGGTGAGGCGGTGGGTGATCGGGTTGTGTTTGACGAAACCGCCGACGTGCTTACCGATTTCGATGATCGGCACCATTGACAGGAACTTCAGGCCGACGCGGAATTGTGTGAGGGACGGGGCATTCCAGCCGCCGGCGGGCGCGATCAGGGTGAGAGTGCGGGCACGGCCGCGCCGCGCCAATTCGATACCGACCCAGCCGCCGAGCGAATTCCCGGCGATATGGCATGTGCGCCAGCCCATTTCGTCGAGCTGATCTTCGATGCGGTCGGCCAGGGTGTAGATGTCGGTGGACCAGCCGTCACCCGGCGCGCCGCCCCAGTGGCCCGCGAAGGCCGGTGCGAATACCTCGCACTGGGTGGCCAAGCGGTTGGCCGTCTGCTCCCAGCAGTGCGGCGACAGCATGAAACCGTGCAACAGCAGGAGGGGATCGCCGGAACCCAGGTGCAGCGCTTTGATCGGCGCCGGCCGGGCGGATTTCTTCTCGGGCGGAGCGGGCCGGTCCGGCTCGGGGCGCGTGGATTGTCCGATGCGCGAAATTTTTCCGGTTCGCGACGTGGGCTTGCTGGAATCCGACATCATCGTCGTCGCCCTTTCGGGAGTTCGTCTGACCAGCATTGTACGGTCGTCAGGTGCCGTACATCATCTCGAGCGTGAACGTAAATGGTGTCCGCGCGGCCACGGGCAAGGGAATGCTCGAATGGCTGGCGGTCACCGAGGCGGACATCGTCTGCGTGCAGGAGACACGCGCAACCGACGAGCAGACCCTTGCCGCCCTGGCCCCGGCGCTGGACAACGGCTGGTTCCTCGCGCACGCCGAACCGGAGTCCAAGGGCCGCGCCGGTGTCGGCATCCTGTCTCGGCGGGAGCCGCAGCGGGTGCGGATCGGGTTCGGCAGCACCGAGTTCGGCGCGTCCGGCCGCTACATCGAGGCCGACTTCGACGACGCCACCGTGGCCAGCGTCTATGTGCACTCGGGGGAGGAGAACACCCCGCGCCAGGACGAAAAGTACCGCTTCATGGCCGAATTCGGCGCCTACCTGAAGTCGCGCACCGGCGCGTACGTGGTCAGCGGCGACTGGAATATCGCGCCCACCGAACTGGATCTGAAGAACTGGAAGGGCAACCTGAAGTCCGCCGGGTTCCTGCCAGAGGAGCGGGCCTGGATCCAGGAACTGCTCGCGGCGGGCTACACCGACGTGGTGCGTCAACTGCATCCCGGCGTAGACGGCCCCTACAGCTGGTGGTCCTACCGCGGCCGCGCCTTCGATAATGATTCCGGTTGGCGCATCGACTATCACCTGGCGCTGAGTGACCTGGCCGAGCGCGCCAAGCAGGCTGTGGTGGAACGTGCCGCCGCTTACGACCAGCGCTGGTCCGACCATGCGCCGGTGACGGTGCAGTACCGGTGAAACTCACTCCGCCTCGGGCGATCGCCGGGTTCGTCGCGGTGGTGGTTGTCGTGCTGCTGGCGTTCTTCGCGGCGCGGGGCACCGACAGCAGCACGCAATCGGCGCCGGGCGTCGGCGCGGCGTCGAGTGTCAGCGGGGTGCCGGGAACGAAGGCGCCCGGCGTGCCGGAACACGCCTATGTCACCCTGCGGGAGATCGACGCGGGTCGCTGGCCCGGCTCGGCGAACGCGGCCGGCACTCAGGGCGGCGAACGGTGGATGAACCGGGAGGGCACGCTGGCCCGCACCGACGCCGCGGGCAAGGCCATCACCTATCGGGAATGGGATGTGAACCCCAAGCAGCGCAACCGTTCCCGCGACGCCGAACGCATCGTCACCGGTAGTGACGGCTCGGCGTGGTACACCGGCGACCACTACAAGACGTTCAAGAGGATGCGCTGATGACCCGATCGGTCCCGCTGTCGCAGTTCCTGAGTCCTGCCGCGCAGCCGCCGAAAGCGGCTGCGGCACAACAACCCGCGCTCGGCGCGCTCGATATCGACGCCGCCGACCTGAGCGGCCTGCGCTACGACGCACCGCCCGGCTTCCTGGTCCGGGAGCTGCGCGGAGTCAAGATGCGCACCACCGCAGGCGTTTTCGACGAGTTCGCGGCCGCGTTCCAGTTCCCGTACTACTTCGGCGAGAACAAGGACGCCTTCGACGAATGCCTGCGCGATCTGGGCGAATTCCTCGGTGACGCGGCGGGATACGTGGCGGTGGTGCGGGATTCGTCCGAGCTGCTCGCCGAGCAGCCCCGGGAGCGGGCGTGGTTCACCGAGGCCATCGCCGACTGTGCGGACTACTGGGCGCGCCGGGGCATCAGCTTCCGGGTCGTACTCCAAGGACCGGTGCCCACCGCGCCCGCTTCGGTCGCACCGCAGGTGATTCCGCTGTCCCTCGACTGAGCGTCATTTCAGCCGCTGCGCCAGATCCTCACCGAGCAGCACGAACACATCGGTCGTGTACTCGATCAGCTCGTCCCGGGAGATCGGCAGCTCACCCTGCAACCACGCGGTCAGCGTCTGCACCAGTCCGCCGACCAGGTAGGTCGCCCGGAAATCGATCACCGGGTCCGGCTGTGGTTCGGTCATGCCGTAGAAGTCGATGCCCTGCGCGGCGACGATGCGCGTGAACAGCCGGATGGATTCGGTAGTCCTGGTCCGTAATTCGGGCGTCGCCTGGCCCACGATCAGCGCCACCTTGGCTTTGCGCGGGTCGTCGGTGAGCAGGCGGATGCCGGCGCTGATCGCGGATCGCGCCATGCCCCGGGTGTCCGCCGGCGCCTCGCGCAGGCCCGCGGCGATGGCGATGGCGAGTTCCTCGGTGATCCGGTCGATCAGTCCGGTGAGTACGGCATCGCGGCTGTCGAAGCTTTCGTAGTAGTACCGCTCGTTCAACCCCGCCTGTGCGCACAGGCCGGACACGGTGAGCTTGGTCAGCCCCTGGGTGCCGATGACTTCGAGGGCGGCATCCAGCAGGGCCGTGCGCCGCTGCGCGCGCCGCTCGTCCGCGGAGATTCCACCGTAGGTCCGCTGTGCTGCCACTCCACGATTGTTGCAGTGCCGGCGGGGGTGCGGGGCGCGGGTGCTGATCATCAATCTGGCATGAACTCTTGCCAGAAGTCGGATTCGGCGCGATCCTGGTGTGAGCGGGTCTCGATGCGGAGACTCCAGCGATGAGGTGAGGCAGCTGTGAGCGCTCCGGGATATTTCGCCGACAATTCGATGATCCGGCGGGTCATGCGCAAGCGTGCGGTAGGACTCACCTATGGCCAGCGCGCGCTGGTCATCGGGGCAGTGCACCCGCTGCTCTACGTCGGGACCGCCGAGAATTCCGCCCATCGGATGACCCCGTACACGCGGCTCGCACTGACCGGCAAGCTGTTCGAAGCGGTCTTCCTGGGTAGCAAGGACGAAGCCGATCGGGCGTTGGAGTTCACCCGGAAGAAGCACGCGCCCGTGCAAGGCGCGCTTCCCGAAGACGCGGGCACGCACCCCGCGGGCACGGCCTACTCCGCGCGCGATCCACATCTGATGTTCATGACGATGGCCTTCACCTTCGATTCCGCCGAGGTGATGTACGACCTGCTGGTCCGCAAACTCACCGCCGGTGAACGCGAAGGCCTGTATCAGGATTACGTCCGCTGGGCCGAGCTGTTCGGCATGCCCGCCGACGCCGCCCCCGCCGACTATCCGGCGTTCCGGAAGTACTTCGACGACTACCTGGCCTCCGACGAGCCGTTCCTGACCGAGGAAGCGCACCTGGTCGGTTCCTATCTCGCGGGTTCGCGCGTGGCCTACCCGCAGCGCCCACCCATGCAGCAGGTCACTTCGGCCTTCTTCCTGCTGGTGCAGGGCAGTCTGCCGTCCGGGGTCCGTGAGATCTACGGCATGCGCTGGGGAATGGCCGAGGAGGTCGCCTACCGCGCGCTCGCTCAGGGCATCCGGACCGCCCACATCGAACTGCCGCTTGTCCCGCCGGTGCTGCGAGACAGTTTGGCCGGTCCGAGTGCGCCCCTCTACCGAATCGTCGCGAAGCGGGAACAGGAGCTGGCGCGGGCGGGGCTGCCGAGTATGCCCGGTGTGCAGCCCGAGACCTGGGCGGCTAGAAATTCCGCTTGATGGGCATGAAAAGATCGGAGTATGTCCAGTCCTGCACAGGCCCCGGCCGCTGAACGCAAACAGCGCGTGCTCTCCGGGATCCAGCCCACCAGCGAGTCCTTCCATCTCGGCAACTACCTTGGCGCGCTGCAGTACTGGGTGACCATGCAGGACGAGTACGACGCGCTCTACTTCATCCCCGACATGCACGCCATCACCGTGGCGCAGGACCCCAAGGTGTTGCGCGGCCGGACCAAGGCGGCGGCGGCCCAGCTGCTCGCGCTCGGCATCGACCCGAAGAAGTCGACGCTGTTCGTGCAGAGCCAGGTGCCCGAGCATGCCGAGCTGAGCTGGGTGCTGTCCTGCATCACCGGTTTCGGTGAGGCCAGCCGGATGACCCAGTTCAAGGACAAGTCGGCCAAGCAGGGCGCGGAGAACGCGACCGTCGGCCTGTTCACCTACCCGGTCCTGATGGCCGCCGACATCCTGCTGTACCGCCCGCAGCAGGTGCCGGTCGGCGAGGACCAGCGCCAGCACCTGGAGCTGACCCGCAACCTCGCGCAGCGCTTCAACACCCGTTTCAAGAAGACCTTCGTGGTGCCGGAAGCGCACATCGTCAAGGGCACCGCGAAGATCTACGACCTGCAGGATCCGACCGCGAAGATGAGCAAGTCGGCCTCCACCGATGCCGGCCTGATCAACCTGCTCGACGATCCGAAGGTGACGGCCAAGAAGATCAAGTCGGCGGTCACCGACACCGAGCGCGAGATCCGCTACGACACCGAGCACAAGCCGGGCGTCAGCAACCTGCTGGTGATCATGAGTTCGCTGACCGGGACCCCGATCGTCACGCTCGAACAGGATTACGCGGGCAAGGGCTACGGCGACCTGAAGTCCGACGTCGCCGACGCGCTGGTGGAATTTGTCACGCCGTTGCGCACGAAGGTGGAAGAGTACTTGGCGGATCAGGGCGAACTCGACCGCATCCTCGCCGCCGGTGCCGAGCGGGCGCGCGAGATCGCCGGCAACACTCTCGCACAGGTCTACGAGCGGGTTGGCTTCCTGACGCGCTAGCCCGCACCGCACCTGTTGCGCGCGACATGCTCGGAGGCGGACAGGTGCAGATCGACAAGATCAAAGCTGGAATCGAACGGCAGATCCAGGCCCGCCCGTGGCTGGACCACCTGGTCCGCGCGGGCGGGCGGTACAACCGGCAGCGCGGTGACTACTACGCCGCCGGGATCACCTATTTCACTGTGCTGTCGCTGTTTCCGCTGCTGATGGTGGCGTTCGCGATCGCGGGTTTCGTGCTGCACAGCCACCCGGAATCGCTCGGCGAAATCCAGCAGAAGGTGATCGAGAACATCCCGGGCGAATTCGGTGACCAGGTCAACGATCTGATCGAGCAGGCCGTCGACTCCCGCGGCACCGTCGGCATCCTCGGCTTGCTCGGCGCGTTCTACGCGGGTCTGGGCTGGATGGCCAATCTGCGCGCGGCACTTACCGAACAGTGGGAACAGAAGACCGAACAAGCCAATTGGTTCCTCGCCAAACTCTCCGACCTCGGCGCCCTGGTCGGCCTGGCCCTCGCCTTCGGCGTCTCCCTCGGCCTGTCCGCCCTCTCCTCCAGCAACCTCGGCAAGAGCTTGCTGAGCAAGCTCGGCTTGGCTGACCTGCCCGGCGCCCGCCTGGCCCTCTCGCTCGTCTCGCTGGTCCTCGCGCTCCTCGCCACCTGGGCGGTCTTCGCCTGGATCATCGCCCGCCTGCCCCGTGAACCGATCTCCCTGGCCAGCGCCGCGAAAGCGGGCCTGATGGCCGCCGTCGCCTTCGAGATCTTCAAATTCGTCGCTTCGCTGTACTTGCGGACCGTGCTCCGCAGCCCCGCCGGCGCCACCTTCGGCTCCATCATCGGCCTCATGGTCTTCAGCTACGTCACCTACCGGATCATCCTCTTCGCCACCGCCTGGGCCGCCGAAGCCAGCGAAAACACCCCCACCACCGACGAATCCACCCCCACCCCGGCCCCCGCCATAATCCGCCCCCGCGTCATCACTCCCACCCTCCCCAAAGGCACCGGCCTCGCCCTCTTCAGCGCCGGCGCCCTCACCACCGCCGTCCTCTCCGCCCTGAGCCGCCGCCGGCGTTGAGGGTGTGATCTGTTCGTCCGAATCCGATGGAACCGAGATCGCATTTGTAGCGTCCAACCTTCTGACGAGACATTCGATCTGAGGGTTCACTATGAATTCATTTGAGCAGGACCGGCTGCGAGCGCGCACCGACGCGCTGCAAGGGCAGGTCGACACCATGCTTTCCACCTACGAGCAGCAGTTGCGCGACATCGCGAACGCGCGGGACGCGCTGGCGGCCAGCACCTCTGAAGGCTGGTCCGACGACAACATGATCCGGGTGACGACGAACGCGGCGGGGGTACCCGTCGAGGTCTTCGTCGACCCAGGGGCTTTCAAACGCTCTACGCCGGAGCAGCTCGCCGCCTCGTTCCTACAGGCCTCGCAGGTGGCGGCCCACTCCGCCAAATCGGCGATGGACACTTTGCTGGCGCCGGTCACCGCGGCCGCCGCCGAGTTCACGCCACCGGAAC
Coding sequences within:
- a CDS encoding oxygenase MpaB family protein — translated: MSAPGYFADNSMIRRVMRKRAVGLTYGQRALVIGAVHPLLYVGTAENSAHRMTPYTRLALTGKLFEAVFLGSKDEADRALEFTRKKHAPVQGALPEDAGTHPAGTAYSARDPHLMFMTMAFTFDSAEVMYDLLVRKLTAGEREGLYQDYVRWAELFGMPADAAPADYPAFRKYFDDYLASDEPFLTEEAHLVGSYLAGSRVAYPQRPPMQQVTSAFFLLVQGSLPSGVREIYGMRWGMAEEVAYRALAQGIRTAHIELPLVPPVLRDSLAGPSAPLYRIVAKREQELARAGLPSMPGVQPETWAARNSA
- a CDS encoding ribonuclease domain-containing protein, which encodes MKLTPPRAIAGFVAVVVVVLLAFFAARGTDSSTQSAPGVGAASSVSGVPGTKAPGVPEHAYVTLREIDAGRWPGSANAAGTQGGERWMNREGTLARTDAAGKAITYREWDVNPKQRNRSRDAERIVTGSDGSAWYTGDHYKTFKRMR
- a CDS encoding alpha/beta fold hydrolase; its protein translation is MMSDSSKPTSRTGKISRIGQSTRPEPDRPAPPEKKSARPAPIKALHLGSGDPLLLLHGFMLSPHCWEQTANRLATQCEVFAPAFAGHWGGAPGDGWSTDIYTLADRIEDQLDEMGWRTCHIAGNSLGGWVGIELARRGRARTLTLIAPAGGWNAPSLTQFRVGLKFLSMVPIIEIGKHVGGFVKHNPITHRLTKLLLVKNSAAVSHADTTAVIEAAVHCQAMMPLILGTFRAPAMSDLSDLPTPVRLLLAEYDRIIPNRVYARRYLKELPDSADRILMNRVGHIPMLEAPDRIATLIAEHVYASRGHLRAI
- a CDS encoding TetR/AcrR family transcriptional regulator: MAAQRTYGGISADERRAQRRTALLDAALEVIGTQGLTKLTVSGLCAQAGLNERYYYESFDSRDAVLTGLIDRITEELAIAIAAGLREAPADTRGMARSAISAGIRLLTDDPRKAKVALIVGQATPELRTRTTESIRLFTRIVAAQGIDFYGMTEPQPDPVIDFRATYLVGGLVQTLTAWLQGELPISRDELIEYTTDVFVLLGEDLAQRLK
- a CDS encoding barstar family protein — protein: MTRSVPLSQFLSPAAQPPKAAAAQQPALGALDIDAADLSGLRYDAPPGFLVRELRGVKMRTTAGVFDEFAAAFQFPYYFGENKDAFDECLRDLGEFLGDAAGYVAVVRDSSELLAEQPRERAWFTEAIADCADYWARRGISFRVVLQGPVPTAPASVAPQVIPLSLD
- a CDS encoding SDR family oxidoreductase, which codes for MGALAGKVAVITGAGRGIGREHALLFAREGAAIVVNDLGGSNAGEGTDIGPAQEVANEIIAAGGRAVANTENIASWDGAKKLVDQAVSEFGGLDIVINNAGILRDAFIAGMDEAQWDAVVAVHLKGHAAVLHHAAAFWKEQSKAGNQPNAAVVNTASASGVTVPNAGQANYGAAKAAIAALTLVAADELQRYGVRVNAIAPIARTRLTLATPGMGEIMAAEAEYLEEGDFDAFSPANISPLVAYLASDKCAITGKVFAVQGGAISELAGWHDVKTIETEGPWLIDDIAARLP
- a CDS encoding MaoC/PaaZ C-terminal domain-containing protein, producing the protein MTETTPRLVEFDDSGLETWCDDERFEVTGERIAEYAAATNDPIEAHLTGKVASPVFAIVPVFEAMMMPVIDVAPMDVFGRVVHGEQDFHFHRAIQPGDQLVSRAKAVGYTSRSNGTTITILIECRTEAGELVNEQYLTAFFRGIDAGKTVGEAAPAHKFDEALRQQDPVAVVPQHVDLDQTYRYAPASGDPVPLHLDEQVAKDAGLPGIIAHGLCTQAFASWAVLTEVAGSDVNRLERFAVRFAKMVFPGDDLETRIWKVGSADGVTTYAFETVRGADVVLSDGLAEIAD
- a CDS encoding acyl-CoA dehydrogenase family protein, with product MFEWSETDVMIRDAVRAFIAKEVRPNLDALDSGEMQPYPVIRKLFSEFGIDAMGGEAVDKLLARQRKIEEAIAAGEPKPEKKEKSSGGSPFAGQESLMAVLIGELSGVCMGLVTAMGVSIGLGATTILSRGTLAQKERWIKDIVTMQKVAAWAITEPDSGSDAFGGMKTYVKRDGDDYILNGQKTFITNGPFADVMVVYAKLDEGDGADKRERKVLTFVLDKGMDGLTQGKPFKKMGLHSSPTGELFFDNVRLGKDRLLGETEEHKGGDGRESARSSFTAERIGVGFMALGIINECHRLCLDYAKNRKLWGQEIGRFQLVQLKLAKMEIARINVQNMVFNVLERGRAGKPPSLAEASAIKLYASEAATEVAMEAVQLFGGNGYMTEYHVEQLARDAKSLMIYAGSNEIQVTHIAKGLLAQ
- a CDS encoding SRPBCC family protein, translated to MGHIEATKDVNATPEALWAVVADPQSWDKWFSIHERFMEEPPATLTAGSKLVAKIVMLGMANKLEWTVVAVDSPNTLTLGGVGMAGVKTEFTFDIQPKAEGGSVVKVSGDFEGALIKGALGKAVEKDGLKQLDKSLEQLDALAATAA
- a CDS encoding exodeoxyribonuclease III; translation: MPYIISSVNVNGVRAATGKGMLEWLAVTEADIVCVQETRATDEQTLAALAPALDNGWFLAHAEPESKGRAGVGILSRREPQRVRIGFGSTEFGASGRYIEADFDDATVASVYVHSGEENTPRQDEKYRFMAEFGAYLKSRTGAYVVSGDWNIAPTELDLKNWKGNLKSAGFLPEERAWIQELLAAGYTDVVRQLHPGVDGPYSWWSYRGRAFDNDSGWRIDYHLALSDLAERAKQAVVERAAAYDQRWSDHAPVTVQYR
- a CDS encoding alpha/beta fold hydrolase yields the protein MISETTTRYNDVGTRVLSVAGTGTPILLLHGYADSADTWRGVLGELGRAGHAAFAVDLPGFGLADPRLPGPLTPQFEAFVDAIIAEHGPVVLVGNSLGAATALRAAARDTTGAVAALITLDEPVMAQHWLARLAHRGDYAGFFRIVAALPVPERVFHWGIRRAVRLFVYGPGFPADPDFLATAIRSIPNMRAAAARGADAVRYARENPSGHGPLAITCPALIVHGAKDRIIPVSASRALHALLPSSELVVLPGVGHCPQLDAPAEVTRMVLSFIARTADGQSETG